The proteins below come from a single Perca flavescens isolate YP-PL-M2 chromosome 8, PFLA_1.0, whole genome shotgun sequence genomic window:
- the sema3e gene encoding LOW QUALITY PROTEIN: semaphorin-3E (The sequence of the model RefSeq protein was modified relative to this genomic sequence to represent the inferred CDS: deleted 1 base in 1 codon), whose protein sequence is MRMAECIRTVYLTLMLLYLVLLGTAHTAHSIYPRIRLSHKELWQLNRTWVFQGHGASLQPQTMLLDEGHERLYVGAKNTMFSLSLDRVNTHHREIQWASTESQIQECLMKGRDKSECANYIKVLQQYNQTHLLVCGTGAFNPICVLVRVGHAGQDRFALEEESVMSGRGRCPYDSNSPCTSTLSRGELYIGLYTDYWENDGAFCRLNNQTYTRTERDDRQQLNEPKFVGSAVIPDNDDRDDDKVYFFFTEREIDAEGVNKAVYTRVGRVCANDQGGQRMLVNRWSSFLKTRLICSVAGPNGIDTHFDELEDVFVLKNKDGKKPEVFGLFSTTSAVFKGYAVCVYHMDDIRAAFNGPFAYRERPEHHWTPYEDRVPYPRPGSCASKVNSGGFSSSKEFPDEVLRFVRSHPVMYRPVLPQHRRPVLLQTEPGRRKLTQIAVDRVQAQDGHYHVLYIGTDDSVVLKVITIYNKDTDTMEEVLLEELQVFKVPAPIREIIISPKRQQLYVGSEVGVAQVRLHQCDLYGSECADCCLARDPYCAWDGLTCSRYYPAGVYTKRRFRRQDVRHGNAVQLCNGLQIDDVDEQWHRSEERLVYGVESNSTLLECVPRSLQAKVLWFLQQDGEKHEVRGDERIIMTSHGLLFLRVRSSDAGVYVCQTVEHGYVHTLLRISLHVLRGERVESAIHRANDGDGEKAAPPCHSSMGHSPGPSISPRSLVLSSVPGPHSRLWYKEFLQLIGYGDARKVEEYCERVWCSDKKRKKTKRKYVPPGGEKKGKGRGEENSHRVPRHTLDT, encoded by the exons AGCTTTGGCAGCTGAACAGAACCTGGGTGTTCCAGGGACACGGAGCGTCTCTTCAGCCCCAGACCATGCTTCTGGATGAGGGCCACGAGAGGCTTTATGTTGGGGCCAAGAATACTATGTTCTCCCTTAGCCTGGACCGGGTCAACACACACCACAGAGAA attcAGTGGGCCAGTACAGAATCTCAGATCCAGGAGTGTTTGATGAAGGGAAGGGATAAG TCGGAGTGTGCTAACTACATCAAGGTTCTGCAACAGTACAATCAGACCCATTTGCTGGTCTGTGGAACAGGAGCCTTTAACCCCATTTGTGTCCTGGTCAGAGTGGGACATGCAGGGCAG GACAGGTTTGCTCTTGAAGAAGAAAGTGTCATGAGTGGCAGAGGACGCTGTCCATACGACTCCAACAGTCCATGCACGTCTACACTCTCCA GAGGAGAACTGTATATTGGCCTGTACACTGACTATTGGGAGAATGATGGTGCTTTTTGTCGACTTAACAACCAGACCTACACACGCACTGAGAGAGACGACAGGCAGCAACTAAATG AACCTAAATTTGTGGGGTCAGCGGTTATTCCTGACAACGATGACAGGGATGATGATAAAGTTTACTTCTTCTTCACTGAACGAGAGATTGATGCTGAGGGAGTGAACAAGGCTGTGTACACTCGTGTGGGGCGAGTCTGTGCG AATGACCAAGGAGGACAGAGAATGCTCGTGAATAGATGGAGCTCCTTCCTGAAAACTCGTCTTATCTGCTCTGTGGCTGGACCAAATGGCATTGACACACACTTTGATGAACTTG AGGATGTGTTTGTGCTCAAGAACAAGGATGGAAAAAAACCAGAAGTCTTTGGCCTCTTTAGCACAACAAG TGCGGTGTTTAAAGGCTATGCAGTGTGTGTCTATCACATGGATGATATAAGAGCAGCCTTTAATGGACCATTTGCATACCGAGAGAGACCTGAGCATCACTGGACACCATATGAGGACAGAGTCCCCTACCCTCGACCTGGATCT TGTGCCAGTAAAGTCAACAGCGGTGGCTTCTCCAGCTCCAAGGAGTTTCCCGATGAGGTTTTGCGGTTTGTGCGCTCTCATCCTGTGATGTACCGTCCAGTCCTTCCCCAGCACCGTAGACCTGTCCTGTTGCAGACAGAGCCAGGCAGAAGAAAGCTGACCCAGATCGCTGTGGACAGAGTCCAAGCCCAGGATGGACACTACCATGTTCTCTACATCGGCACtg ACGACTCAGTGGTGTTGAAAGTTATCACCATCTacaacaaagacacagacactaTGGAGGAGGTGCTGCTGGAAGAGCTGCAAGTATTCAAG GTGCCAGCACCAATAAGAGAGATCATAATCTCACCTAAAAGG CAACAGCTGTATGTCGGGTCAGAAGTAGGTGTGGCTCAGGTCAGACTGCATCAGTGTGACCTCTATGGCTCAGAATGTGCTGATTGTTGTCTGGCCAGAGACCCCTACTGTGCCTGGGATGGTCTAACCTGCTCCAGATACTACCCTGCTGGAGTTTACACCAAAAG ACGATTCAGGCGGCAGGATGTTCGCCATGGCAACGCCGTCCAGCTGTGCAATGGGCTGCAAATTGATG atgtagATGAACAATGGCACAGAAGTGAGGAGAGGCTGGTATACGGTGTGGAGAGCAACAGCACTTTACTCGAGTGTGTCCCTAGATCACTCCAAGCAAAGGTACTCTGGTTTTTACAGCAAGACGGAGAGAAACATGAG GTTCGAGGCGATGAGCGGATTATCATGACCTCCCACGGGCTGCTGTTTTTACGAGTGAGAAGCTCGGATGCTGGTGTGTACGTGTGCCAGACTGTGGAACATGGATATGTGCACACATTATTACGCATCTCTCTACACGTACTCAGAGGGGAGAGGGTGGAGTCAGCGATCCACAGGGCTAATGATGGGGATGGAGAGAAAGCTGCACCTCCATGCCACTCCTCTATGGGCCACTCACCAGGCCCCAGCATCAGCCCCAGGTCTCTGGTGCTATCCTCAGTCCCAGGCCCCCATTCCAGGCTGTGGTACAAAGAGTTTCTCCAGCTGATTGGCTATGGGGATGCCCGGAAAGTAGAGGAGTACTGTGAGAGAGTGTGGTGCTCTGat aaaaaacgtaaaaagaCCAAAAGGAAGTATGTTCCTCCGGGTGGCGAGAAGAaagggaaagggagaggagaggagaactCCCACCGAGTGCCCAGGCACACCTTGGACACCTGA